A portion of the Camelus ferus isolate YT-003-E chromosome 16, BCGSAC_Cfer_1.0, whole genome shotgun sequence genome contains these proteins:
- the LOC102506607 gene encoding LOW QUALITY PROTEIN: 60S ribosomal protein L4-like (The sequence of the model RefSeq protein was modified relative to this genomic sequence to represent the inferred CDS: deleted 2 bases in 2 codons), with the protein MACARPLISVYSEKGESSGKNVTLPAVFKAPIRPDIVNFVHTNLRKNNRQPYAVSELAGHQTSAESWGTGRAVARIPRVRGGGTHRSGQGAFGNMCRGGRMFAPTKTWRCWHRRVNTTQKRYAICSALAASALPALVMSKGHHIEEVPELPLVVEDKVESYKKTKEAVLLLKKLKVYASQRMRAGKGKMRNRRRTQRRGPCIIYNEDNGIIKAFRNIPGITLLNVSKLNVLKLAPGGHVRHFCIWTESAFCKLDELYGTWRKAASLKSNYNLPTHKMLNTDLSRILKSPEIQRALRAPHKKIHRRVLKKNPLKNLRIMLKLNPYAKTMRRNTILRQAKNHKIRMDKAAAALQAKSDEKGVPGKKPVVGKKGKKVVGVKKQKKPVVGKKAAATKKPAADKKPAADKKPAADKKPAEKKPTTEEKKAVA; encoded by the exons ATGGCGTGTGCTCGCCCACTGATATCAGTGTACTCTGAAAAGGGGGAGTCATCTGGCAAAAATGTCACTTTGCCTGCCGTGTTCAAG GCTCCCATTCGACCAGATATCGTGAACTTTGTTCACACCAACTTGCGCAAAAACAACAGACAGCCCTATGCTGTCAGTGAATTAGCAGGTCATCAAACCAGTGCTGAGTCTTGGGGTACTGGCAGAGCTGTAGCTCGAATCCCCAGGGTTCGAGGTGGTGGGACTCACCGCTCTGGCCAGGGTGCTTTTGGAAATATGTGTCGTGGGGGGCGCATGTTTGCACCAACCAAGACTTGGCGATGTTGGCACCGGAGAGTCAACACAACGCAGAAGCGATATGCCATCTGCTCTGCACTGGCTGCCTCGGCCTTACCAGCGCTGGTCATGTCTAAAGGTCATCATATTGAGGAAGTTCCTGAACTTCCCTTGGTGGTTGAAGATAAAGTTGAAAGCTACAAGAAGACCAAGGAGGCTGTTTTACTTCTGAAGAAACTTAAGGTCTATGCCTCTCAGCGAATGAGAGCGGGCAAAGGCAAAATGAGAAACCGGCGCCGTACCCAGCGCAGGGGACCCTGCATCATCTACAATGAGGACAATGGTATCATCAAGGCCTTCAGAAACATCCCTGGAATTACTCTGCTTAATGTAAGCAAGCTGAATGTTTTGAAACTTGCTCCGGGTGGGCATGTGAGGCATTTCTGCATTTGGACTGAAAGTGCCTTCTGCAAGTTAGATGAGCTGTATGGCACGTGGCGTAAAGCTGCCTCC CTGAAGAGTAACTacaacctccccacacacaaGATGCTCAATACAGACCTTAGCAGAATCTTGAAAAGCCCAGAGATCCAAAGAGCCCTCCGAGCACCACACAAGAAGATTCATCGCAGAGTCCTGAAGAAGAATCCACTGAAAAATCTGAGAATCATGTTGAAGCTAAACCCATATGCAAAGACCATGCGACGGAACACCATTCTTCGCCAGGCGAAGAATCACAAGATCCGAATggataaagcagcagcagcactacAAGCCAAATCAGACGAGAAGGGGGTTCCAGGCAAGAAGCCTGtggtgggaaagaaaggaaagaaggttgTTGGTGTTAAAAAGCAGAAGAAGCCTGTGGTGGGAAAAAAGGCTGCAGCGACCAAGAAGCCAGCAGCTGACAAGAAGCCAGCAGCTGACAAGAAGCCAGCAGCTGACAAGAAGCCTGCAGAAAAGAAGCCCaccacagaagaaaagaaggctgTTGCATaa